The genome window ACTTTGGGCATGGTGTATACACCTCTCGGGTGCGGGTTCTCCCGCACTGGCGCTGGTGCGGTCCGGCGCACCGACGCCGGTCGCGGTTCACCGCATCGGCAGCGGTGCGGTCGTTGCCGCATCGATCTGTGGCGCGGGTGGGCGGTACTGGATGCTTGGCGGCTGCAGCCGCCTACCCGTGGCCGGTGGGAGTTTCCGGGGTCCGCGAATCCTCTGCGGGATCCGCCGCCTTCACGTGCCGAGTCGCCTCGGCCGGCCCCTGTACGTGCGAAGTTGTGAGGAAGCGGCGCCGCGCGGGTTCGAGTGTGTGCGGACGAGGCGTCCCGTCCCGCACGGCGCCGCGGGTCTCACGAGCGCCCGCTGAGCTGGGCGATCTGCTTGAACAGCCCGGAGTGGTCGAGCTTGCCGTCGCCCTGGGCCTTGGCGGCCGCGATGAGCTGGGTGACCAGGGCGCCGATCGGCAGCGCGAGCCCGGCGCCGCGGGCGGCGGCCTCCAGGTTGCCGAGGTCCTTGTTGTGCAGCTCGATGCGGAAGCCCGGCGAGAACTCGCGGTTGCGCATCTTCTCGCCCTTGGCGTCCAGGACGGTGCTGCCCGCCAGGCCACCGCCGAGGGCGCGCAGGCCCGCCTCGGTGTCCACGCCGTAGGCCTCCAGGAAGATCAGCGCCTCGGCGACCAGGCCGATGTTGCCCGCCACGATGAGCTGGTTGGCGATCTTCACGGTCTGGCCGGAACCGGCAGGACCGACGTGCACGATGGTGGTGCCCACGGCCTCCAGGATCGGCTTGGCGGCCTCGAAGCCGTCGGCCTCGCCGCCGACCATCAGCGACAGGGTGCCGTCGATGGCCTTGGGCTCGCCGCCGCTGACCGGGGCGTCGACGACCCGGACGCCCTTGGCGGCACCGGCCTCGGCGACCTTGACCGAGGTGTCGGGCCGGATGCTGCTGCAGTCGATGAACAGCGCGCCGTTCCGGATGTGCTCGAAGACGCCGTCCTCGCCGAGCACGGCGGCGTCGACGTCGGGCGAGTCGGGCAGCATGGTGATGACGACGTCGGCGTCCTTGACGGCCTCGGCGATGCTCGCGGCACCCCGGCCGCCCTGCTGCACGAGCAGGTCGATCTTGTCCTGGGTGAGGTTGGTGCCGACGACGTCGTAGCCGGCCTTCACCAGGTTCGCGGCCATCGGGCTGCCCATGATGCCCAGCCCCACGAATCCGATCGTGGTCATGCTCTTACCTCCGTGTGTTTCCGCGCGCTCAGCGCTTGATCCAGCCGAAGCTGTCGGCGCTGGCGCCGCTGGGCTTGTACTCCAGCGCGACGTGGCCCCGGTAGCCGCCGGCCTGGAGCTTGCCGAGGTAGTGGTCGAAGTCGATCTCGCCGGTGCCGGGCTCGTTGCGGCCCGGGGCGTCGGCGATCTGCACGTGCCCGATCACGCCGCCGTGGCGGTCGATAACCGCGTCGAGGTCGTCGCCGTTGACGGTCAGGTGGTAGAGGTCGAACAGCAGGCGCAGGTTGTCCACGCCGCCCTCGTT of Saccharopolyspora erythraea contains these proteins:
- a CDS encoding 2-hydroxy-3-oxopropionate reductase; this encodes MTTIGFVGLGIMGSPMAANLVKAGYDVVGTNLTQDKIDLLVQQGGRGAASIAEAVKDADVVITMLPDSPDVDAAVLGEDGVFEHIRNGALFIDCSSIRPDTSVKVAEAGAAKGVRVVDAPVSGGEPKAIDGTLSLMVGGEADGFEAAKPILEAVGTTIVHVGPAGSGQTVKIANQLIVAGNIGLVAEALIFLEAYGVDTEAGLRALGGGLAGSTVLDAKGEKMRNREFSPGFRIELHNKDLGNLEAAARGAGLALPIGALVTQLIAAAKAQGDGKLDHSGLFKQIAQLSGRS